In one Ciona intestinalis unplaced genomic scaffold, KH HT000148.2, whole genome shotgun sequence genomic region, the following are encoded:
- the LOC100181440 gene encoding adhesion G-protein coupled receptor G6-like isoform X4 gives MDIKVCIILLIGVIQGIQGKYEFGRVLETALDAAVQTDLGNTFYEYPYDGTGYYVKTGGHSMYDGSHLTFQSNKVSFSEVNLNGAMEYGRVYSYPNYAFGSKSTYPFIALMAIDNQDDEFHNYRLQVSGYPTALASGYSITHSGVLIVDRTKVHYYVIEYYSDFNPTVCEIYFTIEKSETPDYEFVVEAKSDNDSFSINVARISGKPKDTLLVYIPISKSAAEPLKTTDIHNIIVPTVRSFSKVAEISSTGSDYVTSLLRVFEEETAPEIRDNVAHLVFPHSENGLSSSSDNAVYETWGNKVKLLLYLLLSMRIVSSEDIYNTQRILFYNQNKCYPEFCVGSRATHPFIALMWIDNPDYNVYSMKVTSFANVYGNESYTEYHGCFDVMGSNVTYDVTHLYDRIHPSICEVYFQVSNPKDWHSEAIDSHYDVTFENTYYLTNTIVFSGRIRRTLVGYFLLSRYPGVGLIQESEVKEALTKIVGSITNSLQDLNIERDESTKRKIPSQPDYTNATHIVSTPVKREEITKAKETETKEIKIIAIESNIDLGEHNEHLQDYTSSIFPVENIGYMQWDSVNDRRRNNEQVRFRREILDLFESSGSGETTTVTDSPTTAETTTAELGSGETTTDRETTAEPTTPGSSNTTSLPLNETTTIETTAEPTTPGSDITTSLPLNETTTIETTAEPTTPGSSNTPSLPLNETTTIETTAEPTTPGSDITTLLPLNETTTIIEVTTPRPVVTTTPASCLSTCDGCDGPCSRPSTTAECVCQCIAGYIPKTPSALGCQPVVCDEETLLYPFENSTNVTFPATQAGFTAISNNKCPVNSSNAGKPYGNRRCYLNGTWATPTWLTSCSVTLENIWNDVRDSPINTPEQRQQVANDLEVITSVSADLTTTDVTQTSEALTEIVNTTTLTPETSSSVVATVGNLLEVPEDQLQESGQTQEILATLDSVGEKVEVDEGEEYTEVSGSVAIAVVQPTEQDADLGIGYGVTPLSIQNQVGFRSDQLSTYLAAPNTTMNSFITIPKSAISDLADRRISFVAFPDDKLFRSNSSSTFTMFNNVTVNSDAVLSATVVNANGPLNNLDPPVELGFGTTTGLIAGRSVCVYWDEVTLTWSDVGSVITNSSNTTLTCTFNHLTNFATLFLPGDDTSISNSHVLDILTVVGCSISGASCLLLILIFIFVPKTRLKGRKKGAILLANLATAILLLDIFLIVSEQEIVTSSMTSCLAVSVLTYFSMMSVFTWMMVEGFSIASIIIYPFKTRGKLFGNWFMIASCLWGWLLPALVIMFTTIFNIDMYKRTDGECYIQPGLVLYAVLIPAAITLGVNLMLYVFLTYKVTCAKRPNFMAGKSKDLQKNLLFSLTLFVTLGLTWIFGFVIIPGNGDASFAFSVLFTVFNSLQGFFLFLLYVVRQKFTRSAISEQARRISTYAIPTTRTTQSSRPSTRHISSSTSFHENDAFEEEIENWRSEASVVQQGAR, from the exons ATGGAATACGGACGGGTTTACAg TTACCCGAACTATGCTTTTGGGAGCAAATCTACATATCCATTTATTGCATTGATGGCCATAGATAATCAAGACGACGAATTTCACAACTACAGACTGCAG GTATCCGGCTACCCGACCGCGTTGGCGAGCGGCTATTCAATCACACACAGCGGCGTTCTTATTGTTGACCGAACAAAAGtccattattacgtcatagagtACTACAGCGACTTCAATCCAACCGTTTGTGAGATTTACTTCACGATAGAGAAA AGCGAAACACCGGATTACGAATTTGTTGTTGAAGCTAAAAGTGACAACGATTCGTTCAGTATAAATGTAGCTAGAATAAGCGGGAAACCAAAAGACACTCTGCTCGTTTATATTCCAATATCGAA ATCCGCTGCAGAACCATTGAAAACGACAGACATACATAATATTATCGTCCCAACCGTCCGTTCCTTCAGCAAAG TTGCAGAAATATCGTCCACTGGCTCTGATTACGTCACGTCGTTGTTGCGAGTGTTTGAAGAAGAAACTGCTCCAGAGATAAGAGATAATGTCGCACATTTGGTTTTTCCACATAGTGAAAATGGTTTATCCAGTTCTAGTGATAATGCTGTTTACGAGACGTGGGGAAACAAAGTAAAGTTGCTTTTGTATTTGTTGCTAAGTATGCGG atTGTTTCTTCTGAAGACATTTACAACACCCAgagaatattattttacaaccaaaataaatg CTACCCTGAGTTCTGTGTTGGTAGCAGAGCAACTCATCCATTCATTGCCTTGATGTGGATTGACAATCCtgattataatgtttattcaaTGAAG GTCACTAGCTTTGCAAACGTATATGGAAATGAATCATACACAGAATATCATGGTTGCTTTGATGTTATGGGTTCTAATGTcacatatgatgtcacacatTTATATGACAGAATACATCCAAGTATATGTGAAGTTTACTTTCAAGTTTCAAACCCAAAG GACTGGCATTCAGAAGCAATAGACAgccattatgatgtcacattcGAAAACACTTATTACTTGACAAACACGATTGTATTCAGTGGAAGAATCAGGAGAACCTTGGTTGGATATTTCTTGTTGTCCAG ATATCCAGGCGTTGGTCTGATTCAGGAATCTGAAGTGAAAGAAGCACTTACAAAAATTGTTGGTTCAATTACAAACT cCTTGCAAGATTTGAACATAGAAAGAG ATGAGTCAACCAAACGTAAGATTCCATCTCAACCAG atTACACGAATGCAACTCACATAGTGAGCACTCCAG TAAAAAGGGAAGAAATTACAAAAGCGaaagaaacagaaacaaaagaaattaaaa ttatcGCTATTGAAAGTAACATTGACTTAGGAGAACACAATGAACATTTACAAG ATTACACCAGCTCTATATTTCCAGTAGAAAACATAG GTTATATGCAATGGGATTCTGTCAACGATCGCAGAAGAAACAATGAGC AAGTAAGATTCCGGCGAGAAATACTGGATTTATTTGAGT CTTCAGGTTCAGGTGAAACTACTACAGTAACAG ATTCGCCCACAACAGCTGAAACAACTACAGCGG aattgGGTTCGGGTGAAACCACGACAGACAGAG aaaCAACAGCAGAGCCGACCACACCTGGATCTTCTAATACTACTTCACTACCATTAAATGAAACAACCACAATAG aAACAACAGCAGAGCCGACCACACCTGGATCTGATATTACTACTTCACTACCATTAAATGAAACAACCACAATAG AAACAACAGCAGAGCCGACCACACCTGGATCTTCTAATACTCCTTCACTACCATTAAATGAAACAACCACAATAG AAACAACAGCAGAGCCGACCACACCTGGATCTGATATTACTACTTTACTACCATTAAATGAAACAACCACAATAA TTGAGGTCACCACACCAAGACCAGTTGTAACAACTACACCAG CATCATGTCTATCAACATGTGATGGTTGTGATGGTCCCTGTAGCCGACCCTCCACAACAGCTGAATGTGTTTGTCAATGTATTGCTGGATACATACCTAAGACACCATCAGCACTTGGATGTCAACCAg TTGTCTGTGATGAGGAGACATTACTCTACCCCTTTGAAAACTCTACAAATGTGACCTTCCCAGCTACACAAGCAGGTTTTACTGCTATCTCTAACAACAAGTGCCCGGTTAATTCATCAAATG CTGGAAAACCATATGGCAACAGAAGATGTTATTTAAATGGAACCTGGGCAACACCTACTTGGCTTACAAGTTGTAGTGTTACTCTTGAG AACATCTGGAATGATGTTCGTGATAGTCCAATAAATACTCCTGAGCAGCGCCAACAAGTGGCGAACGATCTTGAAGTCATCACATCAGTTTCAGCGGATCTTACAACAACGGATGTCACTCAGACATCTGAAGCTCTGACAGAGATTGTCAACACAACTACACTTACTCCAGAG aCATCGAGTTCAGTTGTAGCAACTGTTGGAAATTTACTTGAAGTTCCTGAAGATCAGTTACAAGAGAGCGGTCAAACCCAAGA GATCCTGGCAACATTGGATTCAGTTGGTGAGAAGGTGGAAGTGGATGAGGGAGAGGAATATACAGAAGTAAGCGGCAGTGTTGCCATTGCTGTTGTACAACCTACTGAACAAG ATGCAGATCTAGGTATAGGTTATGGAGTAACACCTTTATCCATTCAAAATCAAGTTGGATTCAGATCAGACCAACTTTCTACATATCTTGCGGCTCCTAATACTACAATGAATTCATTTATCACCATTCCTAAATCAGCAATAAGCGATCTTGCAG atcGACGCATCAGTTTTGTTGCGTTTCCAGATGACAAATTGTTCCGTTCCAATTCTTCGAGTACATTTACTatgtttaacaatgtcactGTTAATTCTGATGCTGTGTTGTCGGCTACTGTGGTCAATGCAAATGGACCTTTGAATAACCTTGATCCACCTGTTGAATTGGGTTTTGGAACCACTACG GGTTTGATTGCAGGTAGAAGTGTTTGTGTTTATTGGGATGAAGTGACACTTACTTGGTCAGATGTGGGTTCTGTAATCACCAATTCCTCAAACACCACGTTGACTTGTACATTTAACCATCTCACCAACTTTGCAACTTTGTTT TTGCCTGGAGATGATACCAGCATCAGTAATTCACATGTTCTTGATATCTTGACTGTGGTTGGTTGTTCCATCTCCGGTGCCTCTTGTCTCCTCCTCATTCTCATCTTCATCTTTGTTCC aaaaacacgTCTTAAAGGTCGTAAGAAGGGGGCTATTCTTCTTGCCAATCTCGCGACTGCGATTCTTCTTCTTGATATTTTCCTCATTGTGAGCGAGCAAgagattgtgacatcatcgaTGACATCATGCCTTGCTGTGTCAGTGCTTACCTACTTCTCCATGATGAGTGTTTTCACTTGGATGATGGTGGAAGGTTTCAGCATTGCTTCTATTATCATCTAT CCATTTAAAACTCGAGGAAAGTTATTTGGTAACTGGTTCATGATTGCTTCATGTTTGTGGGGTTGGTTGCTACCAGCGTTGGTTATCATGTTCACCACAATCTTTAACATTGATATGTACAAGAGAACAGATGGAGA GTGTTACATTCAGCCAGGGCTAGTGTTGTATGCTGTTCTTATACCAGCAGCTATAACACTTGGTGTAAATCTGATGTTGTATGTCTTTCTAACTTATAAAGTGACCTGTGCAAAACGACCAAACTTTATG GCTGGCAAGTCGaaagatttacaaaaaaatttgcttttctcgttaactttgtttgtcACGCTTGGATTAACATGGATCTTTGGTTTCGTCATCATTCCAGGAAATGGGGATGCAAGTTTTGCTTTCTCCGTTTTATTCACTGTGTTTAACTCATTACAAG GTTTCTTCCTGTTCTTGCTGTATGTGGTTCGTCAGAAGTTTACTAGGTCTGCCATATCTGAACAAGCACGCAGAATCTCAACATATGCAATCCCAACAACCAGGACAACTCA GTCATCACGGCCCTCAACACGTCACATTTCATCATCGACGTCATTTCACGAAAACGACGCATTTGAAGAAGAAATCGAAAATTGGAGAAGCGAGGCTTCAGTAGTGCAGCAGGGAGCTCGCTAA
- the LOC100181440 gene encoding adhesion G-protein coupled receptor G2-like isoform X5 produces MDIKVCIILLIGVIQGIQGKYEFGRVLETALDAAVQTDLGNTFYEYPYDGTGYYVKTGGHSMYDGSHLTFQSNKVSFSEVNLNGAMEYGRVYSYPNYAFGSKSTYPFIALMAIDNQDDEFHNYRLQVSGYPTALASGYSITHSGVLIVDRTKVHYYVIEYYSDFNPTVCEIYFTIEKSETPDYEFVVEAKSDNDSFSINVARISGKPKDTLLVYIPISKSAAEPLKTTDIHNIIVPTVRSFSKVAEISSTGSDYVTSLLRVFEEETAPEIRDNVAHLVFPHSENGLSSSSDNAVYETWGNKVKLLLYLLLSMRIVSSEDIYNTQRILFYNQNKCYPEFCVGSRATHPFIALMWIDNPDYNVYSMKVTSFANVYGNESYTEYHGCFDVMGSNVTYDVTHLYDRIHPSICEVYFQVSNPKDWHSEAIDSHYDVTFENTYYLTNTIVFSGRIRRTLVGYFLLSRYPGVGLIQESEVKEALTKIVGSITNSLQDLNIERDESTKRKIPSQPDYTNATHIVSTPVKREEITKAKETETKEIKIIAIESNIDLGEHNEHLQDYTSSIFPVENIGYMQWDSVNDRRRNNEQVRFRREILDLFESSGSGETTTVTDSPTTAETTTAELGSGETTTDRETTAEPTTPGSSNTTSLPLNETTTIETTAEPTTPGSDITTSLPLNETTTIVEVTTPKPVVTTTSVEVTTPRPVVTTTPASCLSTCDGCDGPCSRPSTTAECVCQCIAGYIPKTPSALGCQPVVCDEETLLYPFENSTNVTFPATQAGFTAISNNKCPVNSSNAGKPYGNRRCYLNGTWATPTWLTSCSVTLENIWNDVRDSPINTPEQRQQVANDLEVITSVSADLTTTDVTQTSEALTEIVNTTTLTPETSSSVVATVGNLLEVPEDQLQESGQTQEILATLDSVGEKVEVDEGEEYTEVSGSVAIAVVQPTEQDADLGIGYGVTPLSIQNQVGFRSDQLSTYLAAPNTTMNSFITIPKSAISDLADRRISFVAFPDDKLFRSNSSSTFTMFNNVTVNSDAVLSATVVNANGPLNNLDPPVELGFGTTTGLIAGRSVCVYWDEVTLTWSDVGSVITNSSNTTLTCTFNHLTNFATLFLPGDDTSISNSHVLDILTVVGCSISGASCLLLILIFIFVPKTRLKGRKKGAILLANLATAILLLDIFLIVSEQEIVTSSMTSCLAVSVLTYFSMMSVFTWMMVEGFSIASIIIYPFKTRGKLFGNWFMIASCLWGWLLPALVIMFTTIFNIDMYKRTDGECYIQPGLVLYAVLIPAAITLGVNLMLYVFLTYKVTCAKRPNFMAGKSKDLQKNLLFSLTLFVTLGLTWIFGFVIIPGNGDASFAFSVLFTVFNSLQGFFLFLLYVVRQKFTRSAISEQARRISTYAIPTTRTTQSSRPSTRHISSSTSFHENDAFEEEIENWRSEASVVQQGAR; encoded by the exons ATGGAATACGGACGGGTTTACAg TTACCCGAACTATGCTTTTGGGAGCAAATCTACATATCCATTTATTGCATTGATGGCCATAGATAATCAAGACGACGAATTTCACAACTACAGACTGCAG GTATCCGGCTACCCGACCGCGTTGGCGAGCGGCTATTCAATCACACACAGCGGCGTTCTTATTGTTGACCGAACAAAAGtccattattacgtcatagagtACTACAGCGACTTCAATCCAACCGTTTGTGAGATTTACTTCACGATAGAGAAA AGCGAAACACCGGATTACGAATTTGTTGTTGAAGCTAAAAGTGACAACGATTCGTTCAGTATAAATGTAGCTAGAATAAGCGGGAAACCAAAAGACACTCTGCTCGTTTATATTCCAATATCGAA ATCCGCTGCAGAACCATTGAAAACGACAGACATACATAATATTATCGTCCCAACCGTCCGTTCCTTCAGCAAAG TTGCAGAAATATCGTCCACTGGCTCTGATTACGTCACGTCGTTGTTGCGAGTGTTTGAAGAAGAAACTGCTCCAGAGATAAGAGATAATGTCGCACATTTGGTTTTTCCACATAGTGAAAATGGTTTATCCAGTTCTAGTGATAATGCTGTTTACGAGACGTGGGGAAACAAAGTAAAGTTGCTTTTGTATTTGTTGCTAAGTATGCGG atTGTTTCTTCTGAAGACATTTACAACACCCAgagaatattattttacaaccaaaataaatg CTACCCTGAGTTCTGTGTTGGTAGCAGAGCAACTCATCCATTCATTGCCTTGATGTGGATTGACAATCCtgattataatgtttattcaaTGAAG GTCACTAGCTTTGCAAACGTATATGGAAATGAATCATACACAGAATATCATGGTTGCTTTGATGTTATGGGTTCTAATGTcacatatgatgtcacacatTTATATGACAGAATACATCCAAGTATATGTGAAGTTTACTTTCAAGTTTCAAACCCAAAG GACTGGCATTCAGAAGCAATAGACAgccattatgatgtcacattcGAAAACACTTATTACTTGACAAACACGATTGTATTCAGTGGAAGAATCAGGAGAACCTTGGTTGGATATTTCTTGTTGTCCAG ATATCCAGGCGTTGGTCTGATTCAGGAATCTGAAGTGAAAGAAGCACTTACAAAAATTGTTGGTTCAATTACAAACT cCTTGCAAGATTTGAACATAGAAAGAG ATGAGTCAACCAAACGTAAGATTCCATCTCAACCAG atTACACGAATGCAACTCACATAGTGAGCACTCCAG TAAAAAGGGAAGAAATTACAAAAGCGaaagaaacagaaacaaaagaaattaaaa ttatcGCTATTGAAAGTAACATTGACTTAGGAGAACACAATGAACATTTACAAG ATTACACCAGCTCTATATTTCCAGTAGAAAACATAG GTTATATGCAATGGGATTCTGTCAACGATCGCAGAAGAAACAATGAGC AAGTAAGATTCCGGCGAGAAATACTGGATTTATTTGAGT CTTCAGGTTCAGGTGAAACTACTACAGTAACAG ATTCGCCCACAACAGCTGAAACAACTACAGCGG aattgGGTTCGGGTGAAACCACGACAGACAGAG aaaCAACAGCAGAGCCGACCACACCTGGATCTTCTAATACTACTTCACTACCATTAAATGAAACAACCACAATAG aAACAACAGCAGAGCCGACCACACCTGGATCTGATATTACTACTTCACTACCATTAAATGAAACAACCACAATAG TTGAGGTCACCACGCCAAAACCAGTTGTAACAACTACATCAG TTGAGGTCACCACACCAAGACCAGTTGTAACAACTACACCAG CATCATGTCTATCAACATGTGATGGTTGTGATGGTCCCTGTAGCCGACCCTCCACAACAGCTGAATGTGTTTGTCAATGTATTGCTGGATACATACCTAAGACACCATCAGCACTTGGATGTCAACCAg TTGTCTGTGATGAGGAGACATTACTCTACCCCTTTGAAAACTCTACAAATGTGACCTTCCCAGCTACACAAGCAGGTTTTACTGCTATCTCTAACAACAAGTGCCCGGTTAATTCATCAAATG CTGGAAAACCATATGGCAACAGAAGATGTTATTTAAATGGAACCTGGGCAACACCTACTTGGCTTACAAGTTGTAGTGTTACTCTTGAG AACATCTGGAATGATGTTCGTGATAGTCCAATAAATACTCCTGAGCAGCGCCAACAAGTGGCGAACGATCTTGAAGTCATCACATCAGTTTCAGCGGATCTTACAACAACGGATGTCACTCAGACATCTGAAGCTCTGACAGAGATTGTCAACACAACTACACTTACTCCAGAG aCATCGAGTTCAGTTGTAGCAACTGTTGGAAATTTACTTGAAGTTCCTGAAGATCAGTTACAAGAGAGCGGTCAAACCCAAGA GATCCTGGCAACATTGGATTCAGTTGGTGAGAAGGTGGAAGTGGATGAGGGAGAGGAATATACAGAAGTAAGCGGCAGTGTTGCCATTGCTGTTGTACAACCTACTGAACAAG ATGCAGATCTAGGTATAGGTTATGGAGTAACACCTTTATCCATTCAAAATCAAGTTGGATTCAGATCAGACCAACTTTCTACATATCTTGCGGCTCCTAATACTACAATGAATTCATTTATCACCATTCCTAAATCAGCAATAAGCGATCTTGCAG atcGACGCATCAGTTTTGTTGCGTTTCCAGATGACAAATTGTTCCGTTCCAATTCTTCGAGTACATTTACTatgtttaacaatgtcactGTTAATTCTGATGCTGTGTTGTCGGCTACTGTGGTCAATGCAAATGGACCTTTGAATAACCTTGATCCACCTGTTGAATTGGGTTTTGGAACCACTACG GGTTTGATTGCAGGTAGAAGTGTTTGTGTTTATTGGGATGAAGTGACACTTACTTGGTCAGATGTGGGTTCTGTAATCACCAATTCCTCAAACACCACGTTGACTTGTACATTTAACCATCTCACCAACTTTGCAACTTTGTTT TTGCCTGGAGATGATACCAGCATCAGTAATTCACATGTTCTTGATATCTTGACTGTGGTTGGTTGTTCCATCTCCGGTGCCTCTTGTCTCCTCCTCATTCTCATCTTCATCTTTGTTCC aaaaacacgTCTTAAAGGTCGTAAGAAGGGGGCTATTCTTCTTGCCAATCTCGCGACTGCGATTCTTCTTCTTGATATTTTCCTCATTGTGAGCGAGCAAgagattgtgacatcatcgaTGACATCATGCCTTGCTGTGTCAGTGCTTACCTACTTCTCCATGATGAGTGTTTTCACTTGGATGATGGTGGAAGGTTTCAGCATTGCTTCTATTATCATCTAT CCATTTAAAACTCGAGGAAAGTTATTTGGTAACTGGTTCATGATTGCTTCATGTTTGTGGGGTTGGTTGCTACCAGCGTTGGTTATCATGTTCACCACAATCTTTAACATTGATATGTACAAGAGAACAGATGGAGA GTGTTACATTCAGCCAGGGCTAGTGTTGTATGCTGTTCTTATACCAGCAGCTATAACACTTGGTGTAAATCTGATGTTGTATGTCTTTCTAACTTATAAAGTGACCTGTGCAAAACGACCAAACTTTATG GCTGGCAAGTCGaaagatttacaaaaaaatttgcttttctcgttaactttgtttgtcACGCTTGGATTAACATGGATCTTTGGTTTCGTCATCATTCCAGGAAATGGGGATGCAAGTTTTGCTTTCTCCGTTTTATTCACTGTGTTTAACTCATTACAAG GTTTCTTCCTGTTCTTGCTGTATGTGGTTCGTCAGAAGTTTACTAGGTCTGCCATATCTGAACAAGCACGCAGAATCTCAACATATGCAATCCCAACAACCAGGACAACTCA GTCATCACGGCCCTCAACACGTCACATTTCATCATCGACGTCATTTCACGAAAACGACGCATTTGAAGAAGAAATCGAAAATTGGAGAAGCGAGGCTTCAGTAGTGCAGCAGGGAGCTCGCTAA